A single genomic interval of Sphaerodactylus townsendi isolate TG3544 linkage group LG08, MPM_Stown_v2.3, whole genome shotgun sequence harbors:
- the BDH1 gene encoding D-beta-hydroxybutyrate dehydrogenase, mitochondrial, whose translation MATLLAATQLLSRPLARLATKAPHCKDAATRLRALPEVSFSVLTQTGRRTYVTDVDAIGERPVLITGCDSGFGFALAKYLHEKGFIVYAGCLLKDQGRGGAKDLDSMNSDRMRTVQLNVCDSEDVARAVDHVTATLKNPDAGVWGLVNNAGISTFGEVEFTSMDTYKEVAEVNLWGTIRTTKAFLPLIRRAKGRVVNISSMMGRMANPARSPYCITKFGVEAFSDCLRYEMHPHDVKVCIVEPGNFIAGTSLYSPERIKAIADKMWDELPEIVRRNYGRKYFDEQIAKMESYCDSGSTDTSPVIESIGHALMSISPYTRYHPMDYYWWLRMQVMTHMPAAISDRLYIY comes from the exons GGCCCTGCCGGAGGTTTCCTTCTCTGTCTTGACCCAAACGGGCCGGCGGACGTATGTGACAGACGTGGACGCg ATCGGCGAGCGACCTGTCCTCATCACTGGCTGCGACTCGGGCTTTGGTTTCGCCCTGGCCAAGTACTTGCATGAGAAGGGCTTCATTGTTTACGCCGGCTGCCTGCTGAAG GATCAAGGCCGTGGCGGCGCCAAAGACCTCGACAGCATGAACAGCGACCGCATGAGGACGGTGCAGCTGAACGTCTGTGACAGCGAGGACGTGGCGCGGGCCGTCGATCACGTGACTGCCACCCTGAAGAATCCGGACGCTG GGGTCTGGGGTCTGGTCAACAATGCCGGCATCTCCACCTTCGGAGAGGTGGAATTCACCAGCATGGACACCTACAAGGAGGTGGCAGAAGTGAACCTGTGGGGGACAATCCGGACCACCAAGGCCTTCTTGCCCCTCATCCGCAGAGCCAAAG GCCGCGTGGTGAACATCAGCAGCATGATGGGGCGGATGGCCAACCCCGCGCGCTCCCCCTACTGCATCACCAAGTTTGGGGTGGAGGCGTTTTCTGACTGCCTGCGCTATGAGATGCACCCCCACGACGTGAAGGTTTGCATCGTGGAACCCGGGAACTTCATTGCCGGGACCAGCCTGTACAGCCCCGAGCGGATCAAGGCCATCGCCGACAAGATGTGGGACGAGCTGCCCGAGATCGTCCGTCGCAACTACGGCCGGAAGTACTTTGACGAGCAGATTGCCAAGATGGAGTCCTACTGTGACAGCGGCTCCACCGACACGTCCCCCGTGATCGAGAGCATCGGGCATGCCTTGATGTCCATCTCACCCTACACCCGCTACCACCCCATGGACTACTACTGGTGGCTGCGCATGCAGGTCATGACCCACATGCCGGCCGCCATCTCAGACCGCCTCTACATTTACTGA